A region of the Phoenix dactylifera cultivar Barhee BC4 chromosome 10, palm_55x_up_171113_PBpolish2nd_filt_p, whole genome shotgun sequence genome:
TGTAGAAGATGACGAGTGGCTTCGCAACAACATCTTCCATACACGATGCACTTCTCATAGCAAGTTTGTGATGTGATCATTGATGGAGGGAGCTGTGAGAATGTCGGTGACAGCAACAATGGTGGAATATTTGAAGCTCAAAACAAAAGATCATCCTCAACCATATAAGTTTTTTTGGCTTCGCAAGGGTAATGAGGTAAAGGTTCACAAGTGTTGCCTTGTTCAATTTTCTATTGGCAAGAAATATTTCGATGAGTTGCTTTATGATGTTATACCTATGGATGCTTATCACTTATTACTTGATCGTCCATAGCAATATGATAGAAAAGTGATACATGATGGATTCAAAAATACGTATTCCTTTGTAAAGAATGGGGTGAAGATTGTGTTAGGGCCTATTAAGATAGAGAGCAGTCCCAAGCCTTCTAAAGAAGAGGAAAATAATCTGTTTATCCAAAACTAAAGTTGAAAAGGTCATAGTGGAATCTCGTAGAACCTATGCCCTTGTTCTAGAGGAGAATGAGGAGAAGCGTAAGTTGCCTCCTATCATGCATACTTTGCTCTGTGAATTTTCTGACATTGTTCCTGATGAAATTTTACCTAGACTACCACCTATGAGAGACATACAACATTGCATTAACTTCATGTCCGGTGCTAGTCTCCCAAACAAGGCAGTATATAGGATGAATCCTAAGGAGCAAGAAGAGTTACAAAGGCAAGTAGACGAGTTGATTGCTAAGGTGTTAGTGAGAGAAAGCATGAGTTCATGTGTAGTTCCAGCTCTTCTTGTGCCTAAAAAGAATGGTTCTTGGTGTATGTGCGTTGATAGTAGAGCAATGAACAAGATCACAATCACGTACCGGTTTCCAATTTCATGTCTTGATGACCTATTTGATCAATTTATATGGTGCTTTTATATTTTCGAAAGATTGACCTTAGGAGCGGTTATCATTAGATCTGAATGAGGCTGGAAGACGAGTGGAAAACTGCATTCAAGACAAGGGATGGATTGTATGAGTGGATGGTTATGCCATTCGGATTGTCGAATGCCCCGAGCACTTTTATGCACCTTATGAATCATGTATTTAAACCTTTTATTGGTATGTTTGTTATGGTTtactttgatgatattttagtGTACAACAAGTACATTGATCAACACTTGACGCATCTTTGTTAAGTTTTTGAGAAGTTTCGGAAGCAAAAGATGTATACGAACTTAAAGAAGTGTTACTTTTGAACTACTAGCCTCATCTTCTTAGGCTTTGTGGTCTCAAGTGATGGAATCAAGATGGATCCAAGCAAAGTGGAGGCTATCACAAGATGGCCTGTTTGGAAGTCTATTCATGATATCCAAAGTCCCAAAGTGCCTCCCATACCTCACCGGCCGAATGAGTCCCGCATTCTCTACCCTCCCAACTCCGACGTCCGGCGACGGAAAGTGAGTGACCACCCTTGGGTTGCTATCCTCTGTCCACCTGAAACTGAGAAGTAAAACAAAATCTACCTTACCCCGATCTCCTCCACTATTTGCCCAATCCCATTCCTCAAGGACCAGATTATATCCTCTTTCTTGATTTACTGGGCTCTAGTCTTCTGCCTCCAAAAAATCTACTGTGCAGAAGAGAGTGATGCGTAGCCAGCTTCTGACGAAGATCATATCGGCCTCTGATAGCTCGCCGCTACTATCCTTCCTCCTCCGAATGTTAGCAATGGAAACTTTCACCTTATCCAAGCATCTGAAGATGTCGCCCAACACCTCTCAGTTCCATCTTCGTAGCCTTCATTTGGTGAACTCCAACTTGCGAGTAACCCTCTGCACGGCATCTCCTCGCATCGGAGTCCCCCAGGCCTCCGGACGATATTTCAGGACTGGGGTACAATAGCCACACCTTCTCAAACCGAAAGAGACTATGATAGCCGGAGCTAGAGACGATGCTGATCAAAGAGGATAGTGATCCGAAGTGATCCGTAAAAGGTGATGAACAAACCATCTTCATTTGTTTAGCAATTTTCTCTCAATTGTTTGACAGGTATCCTCACTATAACCTTCAATTTCCTAGCCATATTGAATTTCCATCATGATATTCTCATCTGTACTGTGTCTAGAGGTGCTTGGGCTCTCTGTCCCCAACATTCTAATGAGTTTCGAAGCATTGAAACATCGCTGAACTCCAAAAGGCACCTCATGTTACATCACTTTTCTTTTGCTGTAATATATCCATCTTCATGTATGTATCCATTTTTCTACAGGTAGAAACCCCAGTGGCAGAAATGATCATCTTAAGGCTGTAAGCAGTCTTGGCCATCAAATTTGATAAGGGCCTCAATATTCCCATCAAAAATTGCACCTCACATCTTCCATTAAAATTGTATTAAACTATGGATTATTGGAGCCTCGTCCTCTAAAGCTCAACCGCAattctaatttagcaaaatAGCCCCAGCAAGCATCCTTGTCATGGGAAGTAATATGCAAAGTGGTGCCTCTTCCTGAATATGAATAGTTACTTCGCTAATCATTGTGCAGAAAGATATGGCCCCATCACAAATGATAATTATTACTAAAAACAAGAAGGAGATAAACACAAGCGAGCtggaaggaaggagggaggTTGCGCACCCGTTTACTAGGAACTGCTTTTATGCCCAGCTCATTACAGGCTTTCGTAATAATCGTCTGCATCTGCGACCTAAGAACAGCCCAAAAAGTCCCGGTTAATAGTAGCATGCGGATGATTCTTTATCTTCGAGAGAATATGATATTTTCCCAGAGAAGCAAAGCAAGAAGGACCGGAAGGTTATGAAAGGGGTGGGAGTGAGAAATTGGGGGCGAGAAGAAGCTGGCGACAGGAGCGACCTGAAGAAGCGGATCTTCTGGGGCAAGGGGACGCCGAGCGAGGCGCTGATGGAGGCGATGGCGTCCCTAAGGGTGACGCTGTTGATGACGTTGTTGGGGAAGAAGCGGGTGTACTGCAGGGAGAGGGTGCCGTCGCACACCACCAGCTCCCACACCTTCTTTCCCCGCTCGTCCAGGATGGGCCGGGAGCAAAAGTCCAGTTGCCACTCCCCGATGCTCCCGGCCTCCATCCCCGGGTCCAGGTACCGCACCTCCACACGCGgatccacctcctcctcctcttccaagccagattcttcttcctcctccttcgaaGAAGCCGGCGGCGAGACGGAGCTCTCGGAGATGGAGTTGGGGCGAGGATTGAGGGGCCGACGCCGATGCCGGTGCCGGTACGCTCTGGCCTTGGAGGAAGGGAACGTGGAGGGCGGGATGGAGAGGGTCTTGGAGAGGGAGACGAGCGCGCGGGAGATGATGGGCGCTACGGGGTTTCGGATTCCAGGGGAATTGAAGCCGAGAGTTGCCATTTGAGACGGTTGGTTGCGCGTTCCAAGCCACAGAGAGAGGAGGGCGGGAGTGGGGGTGCGAGATGTTATCCAGAGCTCGAAGAGGGTCCCGGGTATCAGCCAGGCGGCAACGGGTACTAGGAGCCCCGATAACCCACTAATCGACCCAAAACGGATCCAAATTATAGAATTCCGTTGTAACAAATAAACCCAACAAGCTAGTACCTTGGTTTTGGCTTCTAAAATTAAATCCCAAGATTTATTGAATCAGGTTTGGATTTATATAG
Encoded here:
- the LOC120112099 gene encoding protein TAB2 homolog, chloroplastic-like, which gives rise to MATLGFNSPGIRNPVAPIISRALVSLSKTLSIPPSTFPSSKARAYRHRHRRRPLNPRPNSISESSVSPPASSKEEEEESGLEEEEEVDPRVEVRYLDPGMEAGSIGEWQLDFCSRPILDERGKKVWELVVCDGTLSLQYTRFFPNNVINSVTLRDAIASISASLGVPLPQKIRFFRSQMQTIITKACNELGIKAVPSKRVRNLPPSFQLACVYLLLVFSNNYHL